A genomic window from Sphingobacterium spiritivorum includes:
- a CDS encoding alpha/beta hydrolase family protein: MNIIKYIYTLFFISMLPVAFGQNIIGTWKGSLDASGQEIPLVFHIHQSNGKFSGKMDSPRQGAIGLPLSEVSFEKNQVTFKMASAGIVFQGELSKNVITGLFQQGGGNIPLRLTRSLDTVTVIKRPQEPEGPFPYKEENVTFENPVSKVTLAGTLTLPAKGRNFPAVVLVTGSGPQNRDSELFGHKPFKLIADYLTRRGFAVLRYDDRGVGSSTGSFGTATTRDFANDARAAINFLRIRTDINIRKIGVIGHSEGGMIAPLLASEDKDIAFIAMLAGPAIAIDSLMVLQNYAIGKAYGMSEEKLQQAKALNNRVYKVLKSNLSDEEVKKQLADVAANDKALSEFTSKWFRYFIRFDPVPVLKAVKCPIFAVYGGKDLQVPAEQNLNSVYKISEANKHKMDFIKMYPDLNHLFQHAHTGLINEYGELEETFSEDVLKDLFSWLKQVTK, from the coding sequence ATGAATATTATAAAGTATATATATACTCTTTTCTTTATTTCGATGTTACCTGTAGCTTTCGGGCAGAATATCATAGGTACCTGGAAAGGTTCTCTGGATGCTTCGGGGCAGGAAATTCCTTTGGTTTTTCATATCCACCAGAGCAATGGCAAATTCTCCGGAAAAATGGATAGTCCACGACAAGGAGCAATAGGATTACCGCTCAGTGAGGTATCATTCGAAAAGAATCAGGTTACCTTTAAGATGGCTTCTGCCGGAATAGTATTTCAGGGAGAGCTCAGCAAAAATGTAATCACAGGATTGTTTCAGCAGGGGGGAGGTAATATTCCGCTGCGTTTGACCAGAAGTCTGGATACAGTTACTGTAATAAAGCGTCCGCAGGAGCCGGAAGGTCCGTTCCCGTACAAAGAAGAAAATGTGACCTTTGAAAATCCTGTATCCAAAGTAACATTGGCGGGTACTTTAACCCTACCTGCAAAGGGCCGGAATTTTCCGGCGGTTGTTCTGGTAACAGGAAGCGGACCGCAGAACCGGGACAGTGAGCTGTTTGGCCATAAACCTTTTAAGCTGATTGCCGATTATCTGACCCGCAGGGGATTTGCAGTACTGCGCTATGATGACAGAGGAGTAGGATCATCTACCGGATCATTTGGTACAGCTACGACACGTGACTTTGCAAATGATGCCCGCGCTGCAATCAATTTTCTGAGAATACGTACAGATATCAATATCCGAAAGATAGGAGTCATAGGACATAGTGAAGGAGGGATGATTGCACCTTTATTAGCATCTGAAGATAAAGATATTGCATTCATCGCTATGCTGGCGGGACCTGCTATTGCTATAGATTCATTAATGGTTTTGCAGAATTATGCTATTGGAAAAGCTTATGGCATGTCTGAAGAGAAGCTGCAACAGGCAAAGGCGCTCAATAATCGTGTATATAAAGTTTTGAAAAGCAATCTTTCGGATGAAGAGGTAAAGAAACAACTGGCGGATGTTGCAGCCAATGATAAAGCGCTTTCTGAATTTACATCCAAATGGTTTCGGTATTTCATCCGTTTTGATCCCGTTCCTGTATTGAAAGCAGTCAAATGTCCTATATTCGCAGTATATGGCGGAAAAGATTTACAGGTTCCGGCTGAACAGAATCTCAATTCGGTGTATAAAATTTCGGAAGCCAATAAACATAAGATGGATTTCATAAAAATGTATCCTGACCTTAACCATCTTTTTCAGCATGCACATACAGGATTGATAAATGAATACGGGGAATTGGAAGAAACATTCAGTGAGGATGTCCTTAAAGACCTTTTTTCCTGGTTAAAACAGGTTACGAAGTAG
- a CDS encoding DUF2089 family protein, which translates to MKKIPVTCPSCDAKLKVSKLVCEACETEVVGKFSLPVLMHLTVEEQEFVLGFLYNSGSLKDMARDLGKSYPTVRNMLDDLIQKIKSLGYEQ; encoded by the coding sequence ATGAAAAAAATACCTGTTACCTGTCCCAGCTGTGATGCCAAGCTTAAAGTATCCAAGCTAGTTTGTGAGGCTTGTGAAACAGAAGTTGTTGGCAAATTTTCACTTCCTGTTCTTATGCATCTTACCGTTGAGGAGCAGGAATTCGTACTGGGATTTCTGTATAACTCCGGCAGTCTGAAAGATATGGCCAGAGATCTGGGAAAGAGTTATCCTACAGTACGTAATATGCTGGATGATCTGATTCAAAAAATAAAAAGTTTAGGATATGAGCAGTAA